DNA sequence from the Carnobacterium funditum DSM 5970 genome:
GAGTTTAGAGAAATTATAAAAGAGTTAGCTAGAGAAAAAGGCATTTCAGTGTTGATCTCTTCACATTTAATTAGTGAAGTTCAATTGATGTGTGATCGAGTCAGTATTATAAATAATGGAAGTATTATCAAAAATGCATCAATAGATGAAATTTTATCAACTGGTGAAGTTGTTTGGACAGTAGATAATCCAAAAAAGGCACAAGCAGTCCTTAAAAATAATTTTAATGTAGCTTCATCTATTGATGCAAAAAAATTAATAGCGCTAGTTAGCGTAGAAATGCTTTCAGAAATAAATAAGACTTTATTTAATTCAGGTATAGAAATCAAATATGTCGAAAATAAAAAGAGAACGTTAGAAGATTTATTTTTAACACTTACAGATAAACATAAAATCGGGTAAAGGTGTGATAGCATGATTTCGTTAATACAAAATGAGGTAATAAAGATCTTATTAAAGAAAAAAATGGTCCTGATCATTATTTTACTTTTAATTTTTGTGAGTTTACTTTCATATGGACAGAAATATTCTTATGACAGAAATATACAAAAATTTGAGGCGGAATCTGGGGGTATAGAATATGATTGGAAAGCCCTTACTACTCAAAGGCTCAATGACCTTGAAAATCGTAGTAATAATGAATTCATACCAGAGGAAGTTAGAGCGTCTATTGATAGAGAAATTCAGCAATTGACTTATTTTATTGAAAATGACATCAATCCTATAACACCTACAGCGTCTAAATTTAATGTTCAATTTGTAGAACAAGGCATAACACTGTTTATACCTCTTTTAATTGTAATCTTAGCTGCAGATGTAGTTTCAAGTGAATTCTCCCAAAAAACGATTAAAGTTTTACTCACAAGAGCAGTACCTAGATGGAAAGTATTATTGAGCAAGTATATTGCACTCATCATGA
Encoded proteins:
- a CDS encoding ABC transporter permease, which gives rise to MISLIQNEVIKILLKKKMVLIIILLLIFVSLLSYGQKYSYDRNIQKFEAESGGIEYDWKALTTQRLNDLENRSNNEFIPEEVRASIDREIQQLTYFIENDINPITPTASKFNVQFVEQGITLFIPLLIVILAADVVSSEFSQKTIKVLLTRAVPRWKVLLSKYIALIMMTTILVFIIGALSTLVSYLFFQQWGFSEPVVTGFSLIEGKLDSNSTILISQFQYTLLIYSLLWFVSIVVASITLLISVIVDNSSSAIGILMASLIGGQFLQFFLSEWQLVKYFFVTNLDLTRYLTGSYQPIEGMSLNFSILILSAWAVLSLLISFRVFNRKDILV